In Nitrospirota bacterium, the genomic window GCGCTATTTTAGCCCATCGGCGCCCACGGGCGAAAGCGCGGGGCTTCTTGCCAGCCGGGAAGAACCCGGCCTTGGCTCACGAGCCTCCGCCTCCCCCCTCTCCCCGTGCCCCGGCCCCATGCTGCCTTTCTCCGAAATGGCGGAATATCTCGAACACAGAGATGAACAGCGCAACGCTCATGGGGCCCATGATGAGGCCTATCAGGCCGAAGAGCTTTATCCCTCCGAGGACGCTGAAGAAGATGAGGACGGTGGGCATCTTGACGCGCTCGCCGACGATGATGGGTCTCAAGACGTTGTCCACGACGCTGATGACGCACGCCCCGACGATAAAAAGGATGATTGCGTTGACGACGGCTCCTTTCACGAACAGGTAGACGACGATGGGGCCCCATACCGAGAAGGCTCCGAGCATGGGCACGAAGCTCATGATGGAGGTGGCGATTCCCCAGACGACCGGAGAGGGCACGTCCAGAAAATAGTACGTAGTGCCCGCAAGGAGGCCCTGCACCACGGCCACTACCACGCCGCCGTACATCGTGGAGATAACCATGTCCTTGACCTGCCTCTCCAGGCGGTCCCGCTGCTCCGGCGGGAAGGGCAGGTAGCTCCTGAGGTGCTCCAGGTACTGCGAGCCGTCCCGAAGGAAGAAGAAAATGGTCAGGGACATGAAAACGAAGTTCAGGGCGACGCCCAGCACGTTGCGCACGCCCATGCCCACCTGCCCCAGCAGCTGGCGGCCCGCCGCGGCAAGGTTCTGCACCAGGAGCTTCCCGATGTCCGCCTCCTGCATGTCCAGCAATTCCTTCACCCGGTCCACCAGCCAGGCTATGCCGGGGAGTTTCAGGACGTCCAGCACGCTCGCTATCTTGCCCGCTTCCAGGTAGTCCACCATCTGCGAAATCTCCTGCGCCAGCAGGAAGGATATGTAGGAGAAAGGGCCCAGGATGAGGACAAGAATGACCAGGAGGGTGGCCACGGAGGCCACGGACCTGAAGTGCAGCCGACGCCTGAGGAAATCGTAAAGCGGATAGAAAAGTATCGAGAGCACCCCCGCCCAGGCTATGGGCGAAAGGAAGGGCCTCATGACCGCGAACCCCAGGAACCCGAGGATGAGGATGAGGACTA contains:
- a CDS encoding AI-2E family transporter codes for the protein MPIGNFYGFTLIVLILILGFLGFAVMRPFLSPIAWAGVLSILFYPLYDFLRRRLHFRSVASVATLLVILVLILGPFSYISFLLAQEISQMVDYLEAGKIASVLDVLKLPGIAWLVDRVKELLDMQEADIGKLLVQNLAAAGRQLLGQVGMGVRNVLGVALNFVFMSLTIFFFLRDGSQYLEHLRSYLPFPPEQRDRLERQVKDMVISTMYGGVVVAVVQGLLAGTTYYFLDVPSPVVWGIATSIMSFVPMLGAFSVWGPIVVYLFVKGAVVNAIILFIVGACVISVVDNVLRPIIVGERVKMPTVLIFFSVLGGIKLFGLIGLIMGPMSVALFISVFEIFRHFGERQHGAGARGEGGGGGS